In Desulfobulbaceae bacterium, a single genomic region encodes these proteins:
- a CDS encoding RNA-binding protein, which produces MKLLVRNLSRSTTEAELLEMFSSYGAVQSCTLVTDKETGNSKGFGFVEMPKPGDAKVAMKKLNGQDVAGSKIRVKKAE; this is translated from the coding sequence ATGAAATTGCTTGTCCGAAACCTTAGCCGCTCTACCACAGAAGCGGAACTTCTTGAAATGTTTAGTAGCTACGGGGCCGTACAATCCTGCACCCTGGTTACTGATAAAGAAACCGGCAACTCAAAAGGCTTTGGTTTTGTTGAGATGCCAAAGCCTGGGGATGCCAAAGTAGCGATGAAGAAACTTAATGGTCAGGATGTGGCTGGCAGTAAGATCCGTGTTAAAAAA